A DNA window from Flavisolibacter ginsenosidimutans contains the following coding sequences:
- a CDS encoding type II toxin-antitoxin system HigB family toxin, whose product MLIVNLDKLNTFNKKHADARKSISTWISTTEEATWKKKQDVLDDFPKAKMIKNNRARFEIVHNTYRLIVFINYDAETVVIRFIGTHTEYDRIDPETI is encoded by the coding sequence ATGCTTATCGTCAATTTAGACAAGCTCAACACTTTCAACAAAAAACACGCAGATGCCCGCAAAAGCATCTCAACGTGGATTAGCACAACCGAAGAAGCAACATGGAAAAAGAAGCAAGATGTTCTTGATGATTTTCCAAAAGCAAAAATGATAAAGAACAACAGGGCACGGTTTGAGATTGTGCACAACACCTACCGCTTGATTGTCTTTATCAACTACGATGCGGAAACAGTGGTAATTCGATTTATTGGAACGCATACCGAGTACGACCGGATAGACCCGGAAACGATTTAA
- a CDS encoding SusC/RagA family TonB-linked outer membrane protein gives MRKLITLLLCSFSSLLLYSQTKKISGRVTDESGTGLAGISVIIKGTSTGVSTNSNGAFQIDVPANGTLVFSGVGFDPKEVAVGNRTSVDIQLATETKALSEVVVTGTGVATDRRKLSIDVASVSNKDLSKSALLSVDQALIGKVAGAQIQTTSGEPGSKATIILRGINSLGSTGPIILVDGVQVTDINGLDVANVEKVEVVKGPAGGMLYGAQGANGVIQIFTKKGSRNKKPTVTLASKISLDNALLGKDGYLQAKFHHFKTDAQGNILDQSGNILKPGPTGTWPDPAELDFNTDFNLKNDKTYPANLPLYDHLKQAYKQATTSSSTLGISGGGERSDYAFTFTYLDQQNVLSNRFRRYNLSSNLGFDLFKGFSFRNTTQTILQDENLLSGTYNLLDRVLNPDVLFLGTNNNRFELINAYPWMDFKATYPGTNLIVVHPRDENQVNVLSEPDWHQRGGKDFRILNNANLNYKFPKFVELDYKYGIELWNSEFSDLYKNQSSAPQVAEAFWGASPKGSLRIDNVRSSYQNSLASLFFRTDFEKDFNSKLPIKTTTQVSYDWRKNKYNSSFAQGLDLPQYPPANISSAAQKNSGDYNYEYVTFGYLVNQTFDYGNLFGFTAGFRSDYNSDFGDQKKAFTFPRGTAYFRLSELFKSKILSDWKLRAAYGVAGIPPYQFGGYYLRQTTLGSIQLGNSTGLYLPQNAGNDSLVVQKVKEKEIGTDLTLRPSFGKWLSRINLSVTYWQKRNEDIIQNRTAAPSTGVQSTPYNLIDLEVKGLDASLDLDAFTTKSFSWQTGFRFGTFKSKVLSVADDKDFINGVFVVKKGQSVGNFYAATALKSIDQLRPDKTRYIDPSQANNYEVVNGMVVDKTTKRVVITDPNDQSLVGNAYPKFTLSWNNSLSFKGLSLSFQWDWSHGNSVYNLTRQWMYRDRLHKDFDKPVTIGGQTGAFVNFYNSLYNSVQPMGYFVEDGSFIRLRDVTISYPLNNLLKQKWVNNIVLTVSGRNLLTFTNYSGLDPEATSSQDSQGNQSVGVGAFLGTDYFAIPNLRSYQFGINFQF, from the coding sequence ATGAGAAAATTAATCACGCTGCTTCTCTGCAGTTTTTCCTCGCTTCTTCTTTATTCGCAAACCAAAAAAATCAGTGGCCGTGTAACGGATGAATCGGGCACCGGGCTTGCCGGGATTTCGGTCATCATCAAAGGCACGTCAACGGGCGTTTCCACCAACAGCAACGGTGCTTTTCAAATAGACGTGCCCGCTAACGGAACGCTGGTATTTTCCGGCGTTGGCTTTGACCCGAAAGAAGTTGCCGTTGGTAACCGAACGTCGGTTGACATACAACTTGCCACCGAAACAAAAGCCTTGAGCGAAGTGGTAGTAACCGGCACCGGCGTTGCCACCGACAGAAGAAAACTTTCCATTGACGTAGCCAGTGTCTCCAACAAAGACCTTTCAAAATCGGCGCTGCTCTCCGTTGACCAGGCGTTGATTGGAAAAGTTGCCGGCGCACAAATTCAAACCACGTCCGGAGAACCGGGCTCAAAGGCCACCATCATTTTGCGCGGCATTAATTCATTGGGAAGCACGGGCCCAATCATTCTTGTTGACGGCGTACAAGTCACAGACATCAACGGTTTGGATGTAGCCAACGTGGAAAAAGTGGAAGTGGTGAAAGGCCCTGCCGGCGGCATGTTGTACGGCGCACAAGGCGCAAACGGCGTCATTCAAATTTTTACGAAGAAAGGTTCGCGAAACAAAAAGCCAACCGTCACACTTGCGTCGAAGATTAGTTTGGACAATGCATTGCTGGGCAAAGACGGTTACCTGCAGGCCAAGTTTCATCACTTCAAAACCGATGCGCAAGGGAACATTTTAGACCAGAGCGGAAACATCCTAAAGCCTGGCCCAACGGGCACCTGGCCCGATCCTGCCGAACTGGATTTTAATACTGATTTCAATTTAAAAAACGACAAAACCTATCCAGCCAACCTGCCACTGTACGACCATTTGAAGCAAGCCTATAAACAGGCCACCACCAGTTCCAGCACTCTTGGCATTTCGGGCGGCGGCGAACGGTCGGATTATGCGTTTACGTTTACCTACCTCGATCAACAGAACGTTTTAAGCAACCGCTTCCGGCGCTATAATCTTTCCTCTAACCTTGGCTTTGATTTATTCAAAGGCTTTAGCTTCCGCAACACCACGCAAACAATTTTGCAAGACGAAAATTTGTTGTCGGGCACGTACAACTTATTGGACCGAGTGCTTAACCCCGATGTGCTTTTTCTCGGCACCAACAACAACCGCTTCGAATTGATTAACGCTTACCCGTGGATGGATTTCAAAGCAACGTATCCGGGCACCAATTTAATTGTGGTGCATCCGCGTGACGAAAACCAGGTGAACGTTCTTTCCGAACCCGATTGGCACCAGCGCGGCGGCAAGGATTTCCGCATCCTGAACAACGCAAACCTGAACTACAAATTTCCAAAGTTTGTGGAGCTGGATTACAAATACGGTATCGAGCTTTGGAATTCGGAGTTCTCTGATTTGTACAAAAACCAATCCTCTGCGCCGCAAGTGGCCGAAGCTTTCTGGGGCGCTTCGCCAAAGGGTTCGCTGCGCATTGACAACGTTCGCTCCTCGTATCAAAATTCGCTGGCCTCGCTTTTCTTCCGCACTGATTTTGAAAAGGATTTCAATTCAAAGCTGCCCATTAAAACCACCACGCAGGTTTCGTACGACTGGCGCAAAAACAAATACAATTCAAGCTTTGCGCAAGGATTGGATTTGCCGCAGTATCCGCCCGCCAACATTTCTTCGGCCGCACAAAAGAACAGCGGCGATTACAATTACGAGTACGTGACCTTCGGTTACCTTGTTAATCAAACTTTCGATTACGGAAATTTGTTTGGCTTCACCGCCGGTTTCCGCTCCGATTACAATTCCGATTTCGGCGACCAGAAAAAAGCCTTTACGTTTCCGCGGGGCACGGCGTATTTCCGTTTGTCGGAATTGTTTAAATCAAAGATTCTTTCCGATTGGAAGTTGAGGGCTGCATACGGCGTGGCCGGTATTCCGCCTTATCAATTTGGCGGTTATTATTTGCGGCAAACAACCCTGGGTTCTATCCAGCTTGGAAACAGCACGGGCTTGTACCTACCGCAAAATGCCGGCAACGACAGCCTTGTGGTGCAGAAGGTGAAAGAAAAAGAAATCGGTACGGACCTGACCTTGCGGCCTTCTTTTGGAAAATGGCTTAGCCGCATCAACCTTTCGGTTACGTACTGGCAAAAGCGCAACGAAGACATCATTCAGAACCGCACGGCCGCGCCTTCCACTGGTGTTCAATCAACGCCGTACAACCTTATTGATCTGGAAGTAAAAGGCCTTGACGCGAGCCTTGACCTTGATGCCTTCACAACCAAAAGTTTCAGTTGGCAAACGGGTTTCCGCTTCGGAACCTTTAAGTCAAAAGTGTTGAGCGTAGCCGATGACAAGGATTTTATAAACGGTGTGTTTGTGGTGAAGAAGGGGCAATCGGTTGGAAATTTTTATGCGGCAACGGCTTTGAAAAGCATTGATCAGTTAAGGCCCGACAAAACCCGCTACATTGACCCCTCGCAAGCGAACAATTACGAAGTGGTAAACGGCATGGTGGTGGACAAAACAACCAAGCGGGTTGTGATCACGGATCCAAACGATCAAAGCCTTGTGGGCAATGCGTATCCAAAATTCACGCTGTCCTGGAACAACAGTCTTTCGTTCAAAGGCCTGTCGCTTTCGTTTCAATGGGACTGGTCGCACGGCAATTCTGTTTATAACCTTACACGCCAGTGGATGTACCGCGACCGCCTGCACAAAGACTTTGACAAGCCCGTTACCATTGGCGGACAAACGGGCGCCTTTGTGAACTTCTACAACAGTTTATACAACAGCGTTCAGCCCATGGGTTATTTCGTCGAAGACGGTTCCTTCATTCGCCTGCGCGACGTAACCATCTCTTACCCGCTAAACAATTTGCTCAAGCAAAAATGGGTGAACAACATTGTACTTACCGTGTCGGGTCGCAACCTGCTAACGTTCACCAACTACTCCGGCCTTGATCCAGAAGCCACCAGTTCGCAGGACAGCCAAGGCAATCAAAGCGTTGGTGTGGGCGCCTTCCTGGGCACGGATTATTTCGCCATTCCCAACCTGCGTTCCTACCAGTTCGGCATCAACTTTCAATTTTAA
- the rplM gene encoding 50S ribosomal protein L13, which yields MSKLHFTTKHANAATVQRNWYVVDGTNQTVGRMCARIAAILRGKNKAYYTPHVDTGDYIIVINAEKVTLTGNKMDEKVYDHFTGYPGGRKEEIAKDLQRRRPEVLVERAVKGMLPKNRLGRQMYKKLFVYAGDQHPHTAQQPKELKF from the coding sequence ATGAGCAAATTACATTTCACCACCAAACACGCAAACGCGGCTACCGTACAGCGCAACTGGTATGTTGTGGACGGTACCAATCAAACCGTGGGACGTATGTGTGCACGCATTGCAGCAATCCTTCGCGGCAAGAACAAGGCATACTACACCCCGCACGTTGACACCGGCGATTACATTATCGTCATCAACGCAGAAAAAGTAACCCTCACCGGCAACAAGATGGACGAGAAAGTGTACGACCACTTCACCGGTTATCCGGGTGGCCGTAAGGAAGAAATCGCCAAAGATCTTCAGCGCCGCAGACCTGAGGTATTGGTTGAAAGAGCGGTAAAAGGCATGTTGCCAAAAAATCGCCTCGGACGCCAGATGTACAAAAAATTATTTGTGTATGCCGGCGACCAGCATCCACACACAGCGCAACAACCAAAAGAATTGAAGTTCTAA
- a CDS encoding circadian clock KaiB family protein, translating to MAKASKTAEKKANKWELRLYIAGNTAKSVTALANLKKYCEEHMEGQYTIEVIDLLVHPQLAAGDQIFAIPTLVRKVPVPIRKIIGDLSNEEKVLVGLNIRPVKK from the coding sequence ATGGCAAAAGCAAGTAAAACGGCTGAAAAGAAAGCAAACAAATGGGAACTGCGGTTGTACATTGCGGGCAACACAGCAAAGTCAGTAACGGCGCTGGCCAACCTGAAAAAATATTGCGAGGAACACATGGAAGGTCAATATACCATTGAGGTCATTGACTTACTTGTGCACCCGCAATTGGCAGCCGGCGACCAAATTTTCGCTATCCCGACCCTGGTGCGGAAAGTGCCCGTGCCCATCCGCAAAATCATCGGCGATTTGTCCAACGAAGAAAAAGTTCTTGTAGGCCTCAACATTCGCCCGGTAAAAAAATAG
- a CDS encoding helix-turn-helix domain-containing protein, whose translation MKQWSIIENETQYKAAKERFEEIYEVDKTSPDFHEMMLLALLINQYEKKQFSFPSVDPIEMIKIRMEDFDYKPADLAKAYGDKGTISKVLNYKQPLSLNMIRLFSKMLRIPADALIKEYKLQ comes from the coding sequence ATGAAGCAATGGTCGATTATAGAAAACGAAACGCAATACAAGGCGGCGAAAGAACGCTTTGAAGAAATCTATGAAGTTGACAAAACCTCACCTGATTTTCACGAAATGATGTTGCTCGCTTTATTGATCAATCAATACGAAAAAAAACAGTTCAGCTTTCCATCCGTCGACCCCATCGAAATGATCAAAATCCGCATGGAGGATTTTGACTACAAACCTGCCGACCTTGCCAAAGCTTACGGGGACAAAGGCACTATCAGTAAAGTGCTTAACTACAAACAACCGCTCTCACTAAACATGATTCGCCTTTTCAGCAAAATGCTTCGCATTCCTGCTGATGCACTTATCAAAGAATACAAGTTGCAATAA
- the rpsI gene encoding 30S ribosomal protein S9: protein MEKQKNSVGRRKEAVTRVFVSKGSGNITVNDKDYKQYFSLVYLQNQVDRPLRTVEAADKFDIKINAVGGGVKGQAEAAMLGIARALVEINADFRPALKAAGLLKRDPRSVERKKFGKKKARRSYQFSKR from the coding sequence ATGGAAAAGCAAAAAAACAGTGTTGGCCGCCGGAAAGAAGCCGTAACCCGCGTCTTCGTCTCCAAAGGTTCGGGCAACATCACCGTAAACGATAAAGATTACAAACAATATTTTTCACTGGTTTACCTGCAAAACCAGGTTGACCGCCCGCTTCGCACCGTGGAAGCTGCCGACAAGTTTGACATAAAAATCAACGCCGTTGGCGGCGGCGTAAAAGGCCAGGCAGAAGCCGCCATGCTGGGCATTGCCCGTGCGTTGGTTGAAATCAACGCTGACTTCCGTCCCGCACTGAAAGCAGCCGGCCTTCTCAAACGTGACCCGCGTTCGGTTGAAAGGAAGAAATTCGGTAAGAAGAAAGCTCGTCGTAGCTACCAGTTCTCGAAGAGATAA
- the tsf gene encoding translation elongation factor Ts: MSTATITAQDINKLRQATGAGMMDCRKALTETNGDFEAAIDWLRKQGQKVAAKRSDREAKEGVVIAKTTPDNKTGFIVSITCETDFVSKNADFVAFAQSIADAAVSNNVKSAEELNDVTVNGAKVSDMINDKLASIGEKIGVGRFERIEAPYVASYIHGAYRMGVLVGLSKEAPEAGKDVAMQIAAMNPLAVDADSVSAETIERERNIVVEQMKQDPKMAGKTDEMIGKIAEGKLNAFFKENTLMAQPFVKDNGKSVGDYLKGAGDVKVIEFKRVALG, from the coding sequence ATGTCAACAGCAACAATAACCGCACAGGATATAAACAAACTTCGCCAGGCTACCGGCGCCGGTATGATGGATTGCCGCAAAGCGTTGACGGAAACAAACGGCGATTTTGAAGCCGCTATTGATTGGTTGCGCAAGCAAGGCCAGAAAGTTGCGGCCAAGCGTAGCGATCGCGAAGCGAAAGAAGGTGTTGTGATTGCCAAAACAACGCCCGACAACAAAACGGGTTTCATTGTTTCCATCACTTGCGAAACAGACTTTGTTTCGAAGAACGCAGACTTCGTAGCCTTCGCGCAAAGCATTGCCGATGCGGCGGTTTCCAACAACGTGAAGAGCGCTGAGGAGTTAAACGACGTAACCGTAAACGGTGCAAAAGTGTCGGACATGATCAACGACAAACTTGCGTCCATTGGTGAAAAAATCGGCGTAGGCCGTTTCGAAAGAATTGAAGCGCCTTATGTAGCTTCATACATACACGGTGCGTACCGCATGGGTGTATTGGTTGGCCTGAGCAAAGAAGCCCCCGAAGCAGGCAAGGATGTGGCCATGCAAATTGCGGCCATGAATCCCCTGGCTGTAGACGCGGACTCTGTTTCTGCTGAAACCATCGAACGTGAGCGCAACATCGTGGTGGAGCAAATGAAGCAAGATCCGAAGATGGCCGGGAAAACCGATGAGATGATCGGAAAGATTGCCGAAGGAAAACTGAACGCCTTCTTCAAAGAAAATACCTTGATGGCACAACCTTTTGTAAAAGACAACGGCAAATCCGTTGGCGATTATTTAAAAGGCGCTGGCGATGTGAAGGTGATCGAATTCAAGCGTGTAGCGTTGGGATAA
- the rpsB gene encoding 30S ribosomal protein S2 has protein sequence MEQNTSLQQQLLEAGVHFGHLKKKWNPKMLPFIFAEKKGIHIIDLNKTVEGLQETAAALKQIARSGKKILFVGTKKQAKDIVTECAQRVQMPYVTERWLGGMLTNFNTVRKSVKKMQSIEKMLGDGSFDSITKKERLTLTRDKDKMEKVLGGIANLGRIPAALFIVDIGHEHIALAEAKRLNITTFGLVDTNCDPNKVDFAIPANDDATKSIAILTNYITAAIAEGLAERQAAKDDEGDDAANDAENERRAARLEAEAQSEAGGRGRGGRGGQGGPGRGPGAGGQGGQRRGGAGAGSRGPGRGPGGGRR, from the coding sequence ATGGAACAAAACACTTCGTTGCAACAGCAGCTCCTCGAAGCGGGTGTACACTTTGGTCACCTGAAAAAGAAGTGGAACCCCAAGATGTTGCCCTTCATCTTTGCCGAGAAAAAAGGCATTCACATCATTGACCTCAATAAAACCGTGGAAGGCCTGCAGGAAACCGCCGCAGCCCTGAAGCAAATTGCCCGCAGCGGTAAAAAGATTTTGTTTGTCGGCACCAAAAAGCAGGCAAAAGACATCGTTACCGAATGCGCTCAGCGTGTGCAAATGCCTTATGTTACCGAACGCTGGCTGGGCGGCATGCTCACCAATTTCAACACCGTTCGCAAGAGCGTGAAGAAGATGCAAAGCATCGAAAAAATGTTGGGCGACGGTTCATTCGACTCCATTACCAAGAAAGAGCGTTTGACACTCACCCGCGACAAAGACAAAATGGAAAAAGTATTGGGTGGTATTGCCAACTTAGGCCGTATTCCCGCTGCTTTGTTCATCGTTGACATCGGCCACGAACACATTGCTTTGGCTGAAGCGAAGCGCCTTAACATTACAACCTTTGGCCTGGTAGATACCAACTGCGACCCAAACAAAGTGGACTTTGCCATTCCCGCAAACGACGACGCGACAAAATCAATTGCTATCCTCACCAATTACATCACAGCAGCCATTGCCGAAGGTTTGGCCGAGCGTCAGGCAGCAAAAGATGACGAAGGCGATGATGCGGCAAACGATGCCGAAAACGAACGCCGTGCAGCACGCCTGGAAGCCGAAGCACAATCTGAAGCCGGTGGCCGTGGACGCGGCGGCCGTGGCGGACAAGGCGGTCCTGGCCGTGGACCGGGTGCTGGCGGACAAGGTGGTCAACGCCGCGGCGGTGCCGGTGCAGGCAGCCGTGGTCCAGGGCGTGGTCCCGGTGGCGGAAGGAGATAA
- a CDS encoding PAS domain-containing sensor histidine kinase yields the protein MRTEHPNKTKEELLAELEELRFQLHEATETLEAIRTGQIDALVVHGSNGHQIYTLKSADQTYRVFIEKMTEGAVTLNQEGLILYANSQFASMVRCSLSDVIGLLFQNFVAAENRPRYNQLFEHCWKEDCKGEVLLIAGKDKTPVQLSLTTLALEEGISLSIILTDLTAQKRAQQQLHENNLKLEESNRALETSNHDLQQFASIASHDLQEPLRKITIFSNLLKERNEALSPEAKKYLEKIIESSSRMKTLIIDILNYSKLSANDHTFEQVDLNKIVADIKEDFELLIAEKGAIIRSGELPTLAANKGQIRQVFQNIVSNALKFTKPGINPVIDVKAKRIGEKSFAAAEQKDGNYVLLCFKDNGIGFGQQYVQHIFSLFERLNSKDKYEGTGIGLAIAKKIVEKHNGLINAVSKEGEGSEFQIILPFTQNPV from the coding sequence GTGAGAACTGAACACCCAAACAAAACAAAAGAAGAGTTGCTGGCAGAGTTGGAAGAACTGCGGTTTCAGTTGCACGAAGCAACCGAAACCCTTGAGGCCATTCGCACAGGGCAGATTGATGCGCTGGTTGTACACGGCAGCAACGGCCACCAGATTTATACCCTGAAGTCCGCCGATCAAACCTACCGCGTCTTTATAGAAAAGATGACCGAAGGTGCTGTTACCTTAAACCAGGAAGGGCTTATCCTGTATGCCAATTCACAATTTGCGTCCATGGTCCGTTGCTCTTTATCGGATGTGATCGGCTTGCTTTTTCAAAATTTTGTAGCGGCTGAAAACCGCCCCCGCTACAACCAGCTTTTCGAGCACTGCTGGAAAGAAGATTGCAAAGGTGAAGTGCTTCTGATTGCCGGAAAAGACAAAACCCCGGTACAGCTTTCACTCACCACCTTGGCCCTGGAAGAAGGCATTTCGCTCAGCATCATTCTTACCGATTTGACCGCACAAAAAAGAGCGCAACAGCAACTGCACGAAAACAATCTAAAGTTGGAAGAAAGCAACCGTGCATTGGAAACAAGCAATCACGATCTGCAGCAGTTTGCCTCCATTGCTTCGCACGATTTGCAGGAGCCGTTGCGCAAAATCACCATCTTTTCCAACCTCTTAAAAGAACGCAACGAGGCGCTGTCGCCGGAGGCAAAAAAGTACCTGGAGAAAATTATCGAGTCGTCTTCGCGTATGAAGACGCTCATTATTGACATTCTTAATTACTCCAAGCTTTCGGCCAACGACCACACTTTTGAACAGGTGGATCTGAATAAAATTGTAGCCGATATAAAAGAAGATTTCGAATTGTTGATTGCTGAAAAAGGCGCCATCATTCGTTCCGGTGAATTGCCTACGCTGGCGGCAAACAAAGGGCAAATACGGCAAGTGTTTCAAAATATCGTCAGCAATGCGCTGAAGTTTACAAAGCCCGGCATCAATCCGGTTATTGACGTTAAAGCAAAACGCATTGGCGAGAAATCATTTGCCGCAGCGGAGCAAAAAGACGGCAATTATGTTCTTCTCTGTTTTAAAGACAACGGCATCGGTTTTGGCCAGCAATACGTGCAGCACATCTTCTCACTTTTTGAGCGGCTAAACTCAAAGGACAAATACGAAGGGACGGGAATTGGACTAGCCATCGCAAAAAAAATTGTTGAAAAACACAACGGGCTCATTAACGCCGTAAGCAAAGAAGGCGAAGGTTCGGAGTTTCAAATTATCTTGCCCTTCACACAAAACCCTGTCTGA
- a CDS encoding circadian clock KaiB family protein, translating into MKKKVEPHIEDIEKERHAKEYVLRLFITGATPNSVRALTNIKDICDDHLAGNYRLEIIDVYQQRELAQKEQLIALPLLVKKLPPPERKLIGDLSDTEKVLKILGLAQP; encoded by the coding sequence ATGAAGAAAAAAGTAGAACCGCATATTGAGGACATTGAGAAAGAGAGACACGCGAAAGAATATGTACTCCGGCTTTTTATCACCGGCGCAACGCCCAATTCGGTTCGGGCATTGACGAACATTAAAGACATTTGCGACGACCATTTAGCAGGAAATTACCGGCTGGAAATCATTGATGTGTACCAACAGCGGGAACTGGCACAAAAGGAACAACTCATTGCCCTGCCGCTGCTCGTTAAAAAACTTCCACCGCCCGAACGAAAATTGATTGGCGACCTGTCCGACACCGAAAAAGTTTTAAAAATATTAGGCCTTGCACAACCGTGA
- the kaiC gene encoding circadian clock protein KaiC has protein sequence MPLKTKATSVGRKPLPKTPTGIRGLDEITGGGLPTGRPTLICGAAGCGKTLFAAEFIVRGATEHGEPGVFIAFEEKAEELAINVASLGFDLAKLQKDGLVRIDHVYIDKSEIEETGEYDLDGLFIRLGYAIDSIGAKRVVLDTIENLFSGLSNQAILRAELRRLFGWLKDKGVTAVITGEKGEGTLTRQGLEEYVSDCVILLDHRVANQISTRLLRIVKYRGSVHGTNEYPFLIDEDGISVLPITSLMLNANVSSQRISSGIPALDKMLGGKGFFRGSSILVSGTAGTGKTSIAAVFANESCRRKERCLYFAFEESPQQIVRNMLSIGIDLKQHIDKGLLEMHAARPTLNGLEMHLVAIHKHIKRFKPRAVILDPITNLVTIGSISEVKSMLIRLIDFLQTEQITVMFTALSLNTVVNEQTDEGVSSLVDAWLLVRDLESNGERNRGLYIMKSRGMKHSNQVREFVINDSGVSLVDVYLGPDGVLTGSAREAQQLSEATGEVLRSHAINRKDIEIQRKRKVLEAKIASLQEEFESVQDELNKSYIEENIRKEIQEKNRRQLIQNRHSKNTGNGKSK, from the coding sequence ATGCCTTTAAAAACAAAAGCAACAAGTGTCGGGAGAAAACCATTGCCCAAAACCCCTACCGGCATTCGAGGATTGGATGAAATTACCGGCGGTGGCTTGCCCACGGGACGGCCTACGCTTATATGCGGTGCTGCCGGCTGTGGCAAAACCTTATTTGCAGCGGAATTTATTGTTAGAGGCGCTACTGAGCACGGTGAACCCGGCGTGTTTATAGCCTTTGAAGAAAAGGCCGAGGAACTGGCAATCAACGTAGCCTCGCTTGGTTTTGACCTGGCCAAATTGCAAAAAGACGGCTTGGTTCGTATCGATCATGTGTACATAGATAAAAGCGAGATTGAAGAAACGGGCGAATACGACCTCGATGGTTTGTTCATTCGCCTGGGCTATGCCATTGACAGCATCGGCGCCAAACGCGTGGTGCTTGATACAATCGAAAACCTTTTTTCGGGACTGAGCAATCAAGCTATTCTTCGCGCCGAGTTGCGCCGCTTGTTTGGCTGGTTAAAAGACAAAGGCGTAACGGCCGTCATCACCGGGGAAAAGGGCGAGGGAACCCTAACACGGCAAGGCCTGGAGGAATACGTTTCGGACTGCGTGATTTTGTTGGACCATCGTGTTGCCAACCAAATTTCTACGCGTCTCTTGCGCATCGTTAAATACCGCGGTTCGGTGCACGGCACAAACGAATACCCGTTCCTGATTGACGAAGACGGTATCTCGGTGTTGCCCATCACGTCTTTAATGCTGAATGCAAATGTTTCTTCGCAACGCATTTCTTCAGGCATACCGGCCTTGGATAAAATGCTTGGCGGCAAAGGTTTTTTCCGCGGCAGCTCCATCCTTGTTTCGGGTACGGCCGGTACCGGCAAAACAAGCATTGCTGCCGTGTTTGCCAACGAAAGCTGCCGGCGCAAAGAGCGATGTCTCTATTTTGCCTTTGAAGAATCGCCGCAGCAGATCGTTCGCAACATGCTTTCCATCGGAATTGACCTGAAACAGCACATTGATAAAGGCCTGTTGGAAATGCACGCAGCCCGCCCGACGCTGAACGGATTGGAAATGCACTTGGTGGCCATTCACAAGCACATAAAACGCTTCAAGCCCCGGGCGGTTATTCTTGACCCCATTACCAACCTCGTTACCATAGGCTCTATCAGCGAGGTTAAGTCCATGCTCATTCGCCTCATTGATTTTTTACAAACCGAGCAGATAACGGTCATGTTTACGGCGCTGTCGTTAAACACCGTCGTGAACGAGCAAACCGACGAAGGCGTTTCCTCTTTGGTGGATGCATGGTTGCTGGTGCGTGACCTTGAATCAAACGGGGAACGCAACCGCGGTTTGTACATCATGAAATCAAGAGGCATGAAGCATTCCAACCAGGTTCGTGAGTTTGTGATAAACGACAGCGGCGTTAGCCTGGTGGATGTGTATCTTGGCCCCGACGGTGTGTTAACCGGATCGGCCCGCGAGGCACAGCAGTTAAGCGAAGCCACGGGCGAAGTATTGCGCAGTCACGCCATCAATCGCAAAGACATAGAGATACAACGCAAACGGAAAGTGTTGGAAGCAAAAATCGCATCCCTGCAAGAAGAGTTTGAATCGGTGCAGGATGAATTAAACAAGTCCTACATCGAAGAAAACATTCGCAAGGAAATTCAGGAAAAGAACCGCAGGCAGCTCATTCAAAACCGGCACAGTAAAAACACGGGCAATGGCAAAAGCAAGTAA